One window of Nitrospirota bacterium genomic DNA carries:
- a CDS encoding fibronectin type III domain-containing protein gives MPSFSKIQFRLTTIIAVLLFAAVPLLTGCGGGEGEIGSDPSVTVTPGSSTPGRNAPGSSSGGSAPVAGATASLAWSPVPDPSVMAYFVYYGRQSPGQPGSCAYEQSQYVGSPSAMITGLQPNTRYYFTVSAYNGLESACSSEVSTVTPSSSV, from the coding sequence ATGCCATCATTTAGCAAGATTCAATTTCGCCTCACAACAATTATTGCGGTACTTCTTTTTGCCGCAGTGCCCCTCCTGACTGGCTGCGGAGGAGGAGAAGGAGAGATCGGCAGCGACCCTAGCGTCACGGTGACTCCGGGCAGTAGCACTCCCGGCAGGAACGCTCCAGGTAGTAGCAGTGGAGGATCAGCACCGGTGGCAGGAGCAACGGCCTCTCTCGCATGGAGTCCGGTCCCGGACCCCTCCGTCATGGCGTACTTCGTCTATTACGGTCGTCAATCACCAGGTCAACCGGGCAGCTGCGCCTATGAACAATCACAGTACGTTGGCTCCCCGTCGGCCATGATCACTGGCCTTCAACCCAATACGCGCTACTACTTTACAGTCAGTGCCTACAACGGACTAGAAAGTGCCTGCTCAAGTGAAGTGTCGACCGTCACGCCTTCTTCCTCCGTGTAG
- a CDS encoding DUF3365 domain-containing protein — protein MNRIRCAAIAGMLAILALGAVTPSTSWAVDRAEAEETARLLAKLLRAGRLVIERNQPLIDDQHKGDKGFTPEVFEQQLVQEFREQTNIDLAKLHNTTVTVPPLAKELLPAFMIASKEVVRDAQVVINQRGIGYKNFIPATYGSQAAARFSKQTRVRLKQTTLHPRNPKNEPDEYEASVLKWLSGRPRAEAYVSELTDQGQTLRVVMPIYYVPACLSCHGEPKGVLDISGYPMEGHKDGDLAGAITVTLSRP, from the coding sequence ATGAACCGCATACGATGTGCCGCCATCGCGGGAATGCTCGCGATCCTCGCCCTCGGAGCCGTAACCCCGAGCACAAGCTGGGCGGTCGATCGTGCAGAGGCGGAGGAAACCGCTCGACTCTTGGCCAAGCTACTCAGGGCGGGTCGGCTGGTCATTGAGCGGAACCAACCATTGATTGACGATCAACATAAGGGGGACAAGGGCTTTACACCCGAAGTGTTTGAGCAACAACTCGTCCAGGAGTTTCGCGAGCAGACCAACATCGATCTCGCAAAACTGCACAACACAACGGTCACAGTGCCGCCCCTCGCCAAAGAGCTCTTGCCGGCGTTCATGATCGCCAGCAAAGAAGTGGTCCGTGATGCCCAAGTCGTCATCAACCAGCGGGGAATCGGGTACAAAAACTTCATTCCGGCCACTTACGGCAGCCAGGCCGCTGCGCGGTTCTCCAAACAAACACGCGTGCGGCTGAAGCAAACCACCTTACACCCACGCAATCCCAAGAATGAACCGGACGAATACGAGGCCTCGGTACTGAAATGGCTGTCCGGACGGCCTCGCGCCGAAGCCTATGTCAGTGAACTCACCGATCAAGGCCAGACCTTGCGGGTCGTCATGCCGATCTACTATGTACCGGCCTGCCTCAGCTGCCACGGTGAACCAAAAGGCGTGCTGGATATTTCCGGATACCCCATGGAAGGCCATAAGGACGGCGACCTCGCAGGAGCGATCACGGTAACCCTGAGCCGGCCTTAG
- a CDS encoding multicopper oxidase domain-containing protein produces the protein MQSSRHHYGTRAILTGLLVGGLALSAPAWAKTHDIAMTAVESDIVIDGSGEKYAAWTFNGTMPGPVVRVTEGDTINFTLTNPATNKNPHAMDFHAAEIDFLKNYRAINAGETISFTFVAKKPGIFFYHCGAPPMIQHVARGMFGAIIVDPKNAKVWAKADREYVLVQSEFFKNPDDVQAMFDRKYDNMLFNGGIFKYHPFVTGGGKLDAKPGERVRIYFVNAGPNEFSSFHPIGEIWDNVYESGNPANKLTGVQTYVVGPGSAATFDVVVESAGAYPIVTHSLTGALRGAIAVLLVGPDAKPAPLMPMVPWVLPAK, from the coding sequence ATGCAATCATCGCGACACCACTATGGCACTCGTGCCATCCTTACGGGCTTACTCGTCGGAGGCCTGGCCCTCTCGGCACCGGCATGGGCCAAGACTCATGACATCGCCATGACAGCCGTGGAATCGGATATCGTCATCGATGGGAGCGGAGAGAAGTATGCCGCCTGGACCTTCAACGGAACCATGCCGGGGCCAGTCGTCCGCGTCACCGAAGGCGACACGATTAACTTTACCCTGACCAACCCCGCCACGAACAAGAATCCTCATGCCATGGACTTCCATGCCGCAGAAATCGACTTCTTGAAGAACTATCGGGCCATCAATGCCGGCGAAACCATCAGCTTCACCTTTGTGGCGAAAAAGCCGGGGATTTTCTTCTACCATTGCGGAGCGCCTCCGATGATCCAACATGTCGCCCGCGGCATGTTCGGCGCCATCATCGTTGATCCCAAGAATGCGAAAGTCTGGGCGAAAGCGGATCGCGAATATGTCCTGGTGCAGTCAGAGTTCTTCAAAAATCCCGACGATGTGCAGGCCATGTTCGACCGCAAGTATGACAACATGCTCTTCAACGGCGGGATCTTCAAATACCACCCGTTCGTCACCGGCGGCGGCAAGTTGGATGCGAAGCCAGGCGAACGCGTTCGCATCTACTTCGTTAACGCGGGCCCGAATGAATTCTCCTCATTCCATCCCATCGGTGAAATCTGGGACAACGTCTATGAGAGCGGCAACCCCGCAAACAAACTCACTGGCGTCCAGACCTATGTCGTCGGCCCTGGCAGCGCAGCCACGTTCGACGTGGTGGTTGAATCAGCCGGAGCCTATCCGATCGTGACGCACTCACTCACCGGTGCGCTTCGTGGCGCCATTGCGGTGTTGCTGGTAGGCCCCGATGCCAAGCCGGCACCACTCATGCCGATGGTGCCGTGGGTACTACCAGCAAAATAA
- a CDS encoding transporter substrate-binding domain-containing protein: MPHTWHATLEAPRHEAGTGAPLFIVMLRGWTSLLLIAFMLQGCGLVIDTVQLLHPIATNELDAICARGQVRVGMAVEPFQPFVFPAIYTDEGLRVTGLDVELVREISAALSQRCGNKDPIVPTLQLIRFQNLFIELTEGNLDLFVSSISANVAAPGRIGLAYSSPYFEAGGIGGITARADVAERVSAYIHRSSERVANAHLMSEAFAGLTVAVQEGTSAQFYAEANLKGITLVLCDSLPAAFESQRPPIDLILGKEPVLDYTVRRVRKDWQLLTLKNGKPLVLTREQYAIVTDEESYRLRRFLNDLLFRLDESGRLTEMRHRWLDENYAYPRRAATEGLPFAAEKMPQHYDQGQCRLADTRPR; the protein is encoded by the coding sequence ATGCCTCACACATGGCACGCGACCTTGGAAGCGCCACGGCATGAGGCCGGAACCGGCGCGCCATTATTCATCGTGATGTTGCGCGGGTGGACGTCACTATTGCTCATCGCGTTCATGCTGCAGGGCTGTGGGCTGGTGATCGATACGGTCCAACTGCTGCATCCCATCGCCACGAACGAACTTGATGCGATCTGCGCCAGGGGCCAGGTCCGTGTCGGCATGGCAGTTGAACCCTTTCAGCCGTTCGTGTTCCCGGCCATCTATACAGACGAAGGGCTACGCGTCACAGGCCTTGATGTCGAGCTCGTGCGCGAAATCAGCGCGGCTCTCTCGCAGCGTTGCGGGAACAAGGATCCGATCGTGCCGACGCTACAACTGATTCGTTTTCAAAACCTCTTCATCGAGCTAACGGAAGGCAATCTCGACTTGTTTGTCTCTTCTATTAGTGCCAATGTGGCAGCACCTGGACGAATTGGCCTCGCCTATTCGAGCCCCTACTTCGAGGCGGGGGGTATCGGTGGTATCACCGCACGTGCTGACGTCGCTGAACGCGTGAGTGCCTATATCCATCGATCCTCTGAACGAGTGGCCAATGCACATCTCATGTCCGAAGCCTTTGCAGGGCTGACCGTGGCCGTTCAAGAAGGCACCAGTGCCCAATTCTATGCGGAGGCGAATCTGAAAGGCATCACGCTCGTGCTCTGCGACTCGCTTCCCGCTGCCTTCGAGTCCCAACGCCCACCGATAGACCTTATTCTTGGGAAAGAACCGGTTCTCGACTATACGGTACGTCGAGTCCGTAAAGACTGGCAGCTCCTCACATTGAAAAATGGCAAACCACTGGTCCTGACCCGTGAACAGTATGCGATCGTCACCGACGAGGAGAGTTATCGGTTACGACGGTTCCTCAATGACCTCCTGTTCCGGCTTGATGAGTCGGGCCGACTCACCGAGATGCGGCACCGCTGGCTGGATGAAAATTACGCCTATCCTCGCCGGGCCGCAACGGAAGGGCTTCCGTTTGCCGCAGAAAAAATGCCTCAGCATTACGATCAAGGCCAATGCCGACTGGCTGACACCAGGCCACGATGA
- a CDS encoding carboxypeptidase regulatory-like domain-containing protein — protein MRSMLAAVIVATIGFGNPVLAYEEIAVTDGGSITGIVTLEGQVPKPKGYNLITLPDQYYCGRISDGKGWRILQPFQVGSAGEFREVVVYLEGIDKGKPFVEKTVPQIEARDCLFVPFTTVVRDDQTVTVVNMDPVMHDIQAYETSNLGARVLFNVPLPMNPQHPRDLKDRSDAGMYHKHMAGPPMKQLVNLSKGRRTFVMQCGFHAYMESWGLAITNPYFAKTDEQGRFTMTDVPPGTYKLVIWHPYIRTVTEQTVTVSPKANVEANIAVQAPTGRLYANEVLDHPSGRYTVEAQKDIDPIIRKQAH, from the coding sequence ATGCGCTCTATGCTTGCAGCAGTGATAGTGGCCACGATCGGATTCGGAAACCCGGTGTTGGCTTATGAAGAAATTGCCGTAACGGACGGAGGTAGCATCACAGGAATCGTGACCCTCGAAGGCCAGGTTCCCAAGCCAAAGGGCTACAACCTCATTACGTTACCGGACCAATATTATTGCGGACGCATTTCTGATGGCAAAGGCTGGCGCATCCTGCAACCGTTCCAGGTTGGGTCTGCGGGAGAATTTCGTGAGGTCGTCGTCTATCTGGAAGGAATCGACAAGGGCAAACCCTTCGTGGAAAAGACCGTGCCACAAATCGAAGCGAGAGACTGCCTCTTCGTCCCCTTCACAACTGTGGTCCGAGACGATCAAACGGTGACAGTGGTCAACATGGACCCCGTCATGCACGACATTCAGGCGTATGAAACCTCGAATTTGGGCGCGCGCGTGCTCTTCAACGTGCCCCTGCCGATGAATCCGCAGCATCCGCGCGACTTGAAGGATCGCAGCGATGCCGGGATGTACCACAAACACATGGCCGGCCCGCCAATGAAGCAACTGGTCAATCTCAGCAAGGGCCGCCGGACCTTTGTCATGCAATGCGGCTTCCACGCCTATATGGAGAGCTGGGGCTTGGCCATCACGAATCCGTACTTCGCCAAGACGGACGAGCAGGGCCGGTTCACGATGACCGATGTGCCACCTGGCACCTATAAGCTGGTCATCTGGCATCCCTATATCCGTACCGTGACCGAACAGACAGTCACCGTCAGCCCGAAGGCGAATGTGGAGGCCAATATCGCGGTCCAGGCCCCGACCGGACGGCTCTACGCCAACGAGGTGTTAGATCATCCATCCGGCCGCTACACCGTAGAAGCACAGAAAGACATCGATCCGATAATCCGTAAGCAGGCTCATTAA
- a CDS encoding sodium-dependent bicarbonate transport family permease: MVDHTLLDAIGHNLTAPMPLFFALGILATLLRSELKVPDALYIGLTLYLLAAIGLHGGAEIREVGIMAIWMPIVACFLLGSLIPIGGYFILRYMGKFSIHDSAAIAGHYGSVSAVTFAVATQFLSSLQVRPEGYLSAFLAILEPTGVVVGILLARVALQIETRNHSEPDGATKARAGWIRPVLHEALTGTGSIILLGALVIGYISGPDGIAVTKPFFGDLFKGVLCLFMLEMGLVAGRRLAEVRAVGAFLIAFAIVMPIIDGTIGVLIGGFVGLSVGGATMLGVMAASASYIAAPAAMRISLPEANPSFYLTASLGITFPFNIAMGIPLYFWLAKLVFGS; encoded by the coding sequence ATGGTAGATCACACCTTACTTGACGCCATCGGCCATAACCTGACCGCCCCGATGCCGCTTTTTTTTGCGTTGGGCATCCTGGCAACATTGCTCCGGTCGGAGCTCAAAGTACCCGATGCCCTCTACATCGGACTGACACTGTATCTGTTAGCCGCCATTGGCTTGCATGGAGGGGCTGAAATCCGTGAAGTGGGAATCATGGCAATCTGGATGCCGATCGTCGCCTGCTTCTTATTGGGCTCCCTGATCCCTATCGGAGGCTATTTCATCCTCCGTTACATGGGAAAGTTCAGCATCCATGACTCGGCGGCAATCGCAGGCCATTACGGATCAGTCAGCGCGGTCACCTTTGCCGTCGCGACGCAGTTCTTATCCAGCCTCCAAGTCAGACCCGAGGGATATCTGTCCGCGTTTCTGGCGATCCTCGAACCAACCGGGGTGGTCGTCGGAATTTTGCTGGCACGAGTCGCGCTTCAAATCGAAACGAGAAACCACAGTGAGCCGGATGGGGCAACGAAGGCACGTGCCGGATGGATTCGGCCCGTCCTGCACGAAGCACTGACTGGCACTGGCTCCATCATCCTGTTGGGTGCGCTTGTTATTGGTTATATCTCCGGACCGGACGGGATTGCGGTGACCAAACCATTTTTCGGAGACCTCTTCAAGGGCGTCCTCTGTCTGTTCATGTTAGAAATGGGCCTGGTCGCCGGCCGGCGACTGGCCGAGGTGCGAGCGGTCGGTGCATTCCTCATCGCTTTTGCGATTGTCATGCCGATTATTGATGGAACAATCGGTGTGCTCATAGGGGGCTTTGTCGGGCTGAGCGTCGGCGGCGCCACAATGTTGGGCGTCATGGCGGCGAGCGCATCCTACATCGCCGCACCGGCGGCCATGCGCATCTCGCTCCCGGAAGCGAATCCCTCCTTCTACCTCACGGCATCATTGGGAATTACGTTCCCATTCAATATTGCAATGGGCATCCCTCTGTATTTTTGGCTCGCGAAACTAGTATTCGGATCATGA
- a CDS encoding Crp/Fnr family transcriptional regulator, whose amino-acid sequence MLQELTETRYSKHDYIFREGDPTEYFHIVKEGTVKCVKSTPEGKECTLKMLMPGDLFCCDAATFDGTSHPGSAQPMGDVSILRMKKKSYFEILRRNPDAAMEVIKYLGNRLNEAQEKTKDLALDRADQRLASLLVDLATRNGIADPNGIRLTVRMTRQDMANMVGITTETAIRIMGRFKRDQLVSGTANRLLIRDLKGLKALASLS is encoded by the coding sequence ATGCTCCAAGAGTTGACCGAAACCCGTTACAGCAAGCACGACTACATCTTCCGCGAAGGCGATCCTACCGAATACTTCCACATCGTCAAGGAAGGAACCGTCAAGTGCGTAAAGTCCACGCCGGAGGGAAAGGAATGTACGCTGAAGATGCTGATGCCGGGGGATCTGTTCTGTTGCGACGCAGCCACGTTCGACGGCACCTCTCATCCAGGCTCGGCCCAGCCCATGGGAGACGTCAGCATTCTCCGGATGAAAAAGAAATCCTATTTCGAGATACTGCGGCGAAATCCCGATGCCGCGATGGAAGTCATTAAATACCTGGGCAATCGTTTAAACGAAGCACAGGAGAAAACGAAAGATCTCGCGCTCGACCGCGCCGACCAACGGCTCGCCTCCTTGCTTGTGGACCTTGCAACCCGTAACGGAATCGCAGACCCGAATGGAATCCGCCTGACGGTTCGGATGACCAGACAAGACATGGCCAACATGGTCGGGATCACCACAGAAACAGCCATTCGAATCATGGGCCGATTCAAGCGCGACCAGTTGGTCTCCGGCACCGCCAACCGCCTCCTGATTCGCGACCTCAAAGGGCTCAAAGCCCTTGCCTCCCTCTCATAA
- a CDS encoding DUF3365 domain-containing protein has protein sequence MTRVAQRILIIIVAGSLGLVGPYAEAGVTPYQAEEAARLIATLLSTGRVIIDRNQLLIDDPNKGAKGFTPEVFERQVINEFRTRTGVDLTHPASAHLPPETSNLLRALLDASKDVVAEAQPVINQQGVGYKNFIPATFGSRVASRFSAHSGIQLKQTTLRPRNPKNAPDPYEEAVLRRLLTQPSQSVTISDMETGNNTLRVLTPIYYTRDCLTCHGGPAGELDISGYRKEGAEEGDLAGAISVSIPLDAVK, from the coding sequence ATGACCCGTGTCGCACAGAGAATCCTGATAATCATCGTTGCCGGTAGCTTAGGCCTAGTGGGGCCTTATGCAGAGGCGGGCGTCACGCCCTATCAAGCGGAAGAAGCGGCGCGCTTGATCGCCACGCTCCTCAGTACAGGACGAGTGATCATCGATCGCAATCAATTATTGATCGACGATCCCAACAAAGGCGCAAAGGGATTTACGCCCGAGGTGTTCGAGCGACAAGTCATCAACGAGTTTCGAACCCGCACCGGTGTCGATCTGACACATCCGGCTTCGGCTCACTTGCCTCCGGAAACGTCGAACCTCTTACGCGCACTCTTAGATGCGAGCAAGGACGTGGTCGCAGAGGCGCAGCCGGTGATCAACCAGCAAGGAGTCGGATATAAGAACTTTATCCCGGCCACCTTCGGCAGTCGGGTAGCCAGCCGGTTTTCGGCCCATTCGGGCATCCAGCTGAAGCAGACGACGCTCCGGCCACGCAATCCTAAGAATGCCCCTGACCCATACGAGGAAGCCGTGCTTCGACGATTACTGACGCAGCCGAGTCAATCCGTCACCATTAGCGATATGGAAACCGGCAATAATACACTGCGCGTACTGACCCCCATCTACTACACGAGAGACTGCCTGACCTGTCATGGTGGGCCGGCTGGAGAGTTGGACATTTCCGGGTATCGCAAAGAAGGAGCCGAAGAGGGGGATTTGGCCGGTGCGATTAGTGTCTCGATTCCTCTGGATGCTGTGAAATAA
- a CDS encoding sulfite exporter TauE/SafE family protein, whose amino-acid sequence MDVVVLVLITFIAAIVNGALGYGFSSITVPVALLFYTNRILNPALVLVELVINGYVLFINRKSVPNIWWRVAPILIGLLIGVAIGSYILSLVHPSWVKFVTYFMLLPLILLQAAGIRKPIKAEKAIAVPFGVAIGTLYSVTTISGPPLALLFNNQGYAKQDFRAALGVIRVGEAVMTGIAYYFIGLYSVESLEIIPYIIPSVLLGIPLGSYLIRLMDPETFRRICMAFDALIVAFGMSRVLIELNLAAAVTTYSILSIVMILNAYLLFRYFRDRTVP is encoded by the coding sequence ATGGATGTAGTCGTACTAGTCCTGATCACGTTCATAGCCGCCATCGTCAACGGGGCCCTCGGATACGGATTTTCTTCGATCACGGTTCCCGTCGCACTACTGTTTTATACCAACCGTATTTTGAATCCCGCGTTGGTCCTGGTGGAATTAGTAATCAATGGGTACGTCCTCTTCATCAACCGCAAAAGCGTCCCGAACATTTGGTGGCGCGTGGCGCCCATTTTGATCGGCCTTCTGATCGGTGTCGCGATCGGTAGCTATATCCTCTCCCTCGTCCATCCGTCCTGGGTCAAATTTGTGACCTACTTTATGCTGCTGCCCTTGATTCTGCTTCAGGCTGCCGGTATCAGAAAACCCATCAAAGCCGAAAAGGCCATCGCGGTCCCGTTCGGAGTGGCAATTGGAACCCTCTATTCCGTGACGACGATCTCAGGCCCTCCGCTTGCGCTGCTGTTCAACAATCAAGGATATGCAAAACAGGATTTTCGCGCCGCATTGGGCGTCATTCGAGTAGGGGAAGCGGTCATGACGGGAATCGCCTACTACTTCATTGGGCTCTATAGCGTCGAGAGCCTGGAGATCATTCCCTACATCATCCCCAGCGTCCTGCTGGGAATTCCCCTTGGAAGCTATCTCATCCGTTTGATGGACCCTGAAACCTTCAGACGGATCTGCATGGCCTTCGATGCTCTGATCGTCGCATTCGGCATGTCCCGAGTACTGATCGAATTGAACCTGGCCGCTGCCGTCACCACTTACAGCATCCTCTCGATCGTGATGATCCTCAATGCCTACCTACTGTTTCGTTACTTTCGGGATAGAACCGTCCCATAA
- a CDS encoding transketolase produces MASSTVSPDTLTALQNKATQLRIESVRATTEAASGHPSSCCSAADIVATLFFSVMRYDPKNPKAANSDRFILSKGHAAPLLYAAWAEAGLFPKSDLLKLRTLTSDLEGHPTPRLSFVDMATGSLGQGLPVGIGIALNAKFVDKLDHRTYVLMGDGESVEGSVWEAAEVARHHGLDNLCAMVDINRLGQSDPTMLQHDMEAYRARWSGFGWHAIVVDGHDIAALVAAFDEASRTKGKPTVLLAKTFKGRGISFMEDSPNWHGKPVPKGEDFQKALDELTKQLKPGNGTVQTVKPTASTPVATAPTALPPSPYKLGDSAATREAFGVALEAIGAVNPLVVGLDADVKNSTYTDKFGKKFPNRFFENFIAEQNMLGAAAGLAACGKVPFVATFAAFFTRAYDFIRMAAISQSNIKLVGTHVGVSIGEDGPSQMGLEDIAMMAAQPGVVVLYPSDATCTYRLVEIAAAHKGMVYLRAGRPKAPVIYGPEERFQIGGSKVLRQSASDVLTIIAAGVTLFEALKAYDQLKAVGISVRVIDLYSIAPIDRTTLIDSARATQGRILTVEDHYAHGGLGDAVLSAVGPEGLRVHKLAVRVIPHSGKPDELVDHFGIGARSIVEATKQITK; encoded by the coding sequence ATGGCCAGTTCAACCGTTTCGCCCGACACCCTCACTGCGCTCCAGAACAAGGCCACGCAGCTCCGCATTGAAAGCGTTCGAGCCACGACTGAAGCGGCCAGTGGCCATCCCTCCAGTTGCTGCTCCGCCGCCGACATCGTCGCCACACTCTTCTTCTCTGTCATGCGTTATGACCCCAAGAATCCCAAAGCCGCGAACAGCGACCGGTTCATCCTGTCGAAAGGCCATGCCGCGCCACTACTCTATGCCGCATGGGCAGAGGCCGGCCTCTTTCCCAAAAGCGATCTCTTGAAGTTACGTACCTTGACGTCCGACCTCGAAGGACACCCGACGCCCCGCTTATCGTTCGTCGATATGGCAACTGGCTCATTGGGTCAAGGCCTCCCAGTCGGCATCGGCATCGCGCTCAATGCCAAATTCGTCGACAAGCTCGATCACCGCACCTATGTCCTCATGGGCGATGGTGAATCCGTCGAAGGATCTGTCTGGGAAGCAGCAGAGGTCGCACGCCACCATGGATTAGATAATCTCTGTGCGATGGTCGATATCAATCGACTCGGTCAAAGCGATCCCACGATGTTACAGCACGACATGGAGGCCTATCGCGCGCGCTGGTCAGGATTCGGCTGGCATGCCATCGTCGTCGACGGACACGACATTGCCGCCCTCGTCGCCGCCTTCGATGAAGCCTCACGCACGAAAGGTAAGCCAACCGTTCTGCTCGCAAAGACCTTCAAAGGCCGCGGCATATCGTTTATGGAAGACAGCCCGAATTGGCACGGGAAACCAGTGCCCAAGGGAGAGGACTTCCAAAAGGCCCTCGATGAATTGACCAAGCAGCTGAAACCAGGCAATGGGACCGTTCAGACCGTCAAACCCACAGCCTCAACACCGGTCGCCACCGCTCCCACCGCGCTGCCACCGTCACCTTATAAGCTCGGCGATTCCGCCGCAACGCGCGAAGCGTTCGGTGTTGCGCTCGAAGCTATCGGCGCGGTAAACCCCTTGGTGGTCGGACTCGACGCCGACGTCAAGAACTCAACCTATACCGATAAGTTCGGCAAGAAGTTTCCAAATCGGTTTTTCGAAAACTTCATCGCTGAACAAAACATGCTTGGCGCGGCAGCCGGGCTTGCCGCCTGCGGCAAGGTTCCCTTCGTCGCAACCTTTGCGGCGTTCTTCACTCGCGCCTACGACTTCATCAGGATGGCAGCCATCAGCCAGTCAAACATCAAGCTGGTGGGCACACACGTCGGCGTCAGCATCGGCGAAGACGGCCCCTCGCAAATGGGACTCGAAGATATCGCGATGATGGCGGCCCAGCCAGGCGTCGTCGTCCTCTATCCTTCAGATGCCACCTGCACCTACAGACTGGTGGAAATAGCAGCCGCTCACAAAGGAATGGTCTACCTCCGCGCTGGCAGGCCTAAAGCGCCTGTCATCTATGGACCAGAGGAGCGTTTTCAGATCGGTGGCTCCAAAGTCCTTCGCCAGAGCGCCTCGGACGTCCTCACGATCATCGCAGCGGGCGTAACACTCTTCGAAGCGCTCAAAGCCTACGATCAGCTCAAGGCTGTTGGAATTTCCGTACGAGTGATCGACCTCTACAGTATCGCACCGATCGATCGCACCACCTTGATCGACAGTGCCAGGGCCACGCAGGGACGCATCCTGACGGTGGAAGACCACTATGCCCACGGAGGGTTAGGCGACGCAGTCCTCAGTGCGGTTGGCCCAGAAGGGTTACGAGTACACAAACTCGCGGTTCGGGTCATTCCACACAGCGGAAAGCCGGACGAACTCGTGGATCACTTTGGGATCGGAGCACGCTCGATTGTCGAAGCGACCAAGCAAATCACCAAGTAA